In the genome of Dermacentor variabilis isolate Ectoservices chromosome 5, ASM5094787v1, whole genome shotgun sequence, one region contains:
- the LOC142582261 gene encoding toll-like receptor 4, translated as MRAQVLLAALWLLAVAAQMKSPCHEQAGLHLESVLLQDCMMTPKGYNQADVECFAIDSSRSQLLLKAGVIKATVTLHSNLSLWTVRERIWDTCESLRNVSFDCCYQYTRNETSSHSAHDVSKLRRISQINEPIISQIGECARNHTRINCSVKVFIPLSVKEDVADKPNIYNKSQSRCRVSIETPGGAISDSALATNVTFLGDTENLSQILQSQDAFKNATRVIIYGCSFDTFVIGDLKLAPNLQHVKFYETSFKNSTNEALEPSLGIQKLSFLKSRMSSIPEAIFSIDTLQSLSVKHTVIGYNQSFSIVPPSPMKNSSITNLNLKGTALYSLADRAFCNFPMLENLNLQQCSLKMMYGSPFICLRRLKYLKLKNNELTTITNETFQGLVSLTALKLTKNRIAFHDPTSVFAPLVSLNILHLGDNRIDVLFPEIFVSLSVTKLTLALNYISAWSAPIFSRMTYLDNLRLDGNKIHVLDDNMYKDLVNVSNVHICYNPWECTNCDIKNVQLFLLETGRNHCCVDCVVCSDGHGALSDIPVMDAAPGTEKACQPPDYYVMIGVPIIMILLLGSVTSYAVYTKRWYIRYFLLFLRVKAKAYKRLRSADRFLWDAFVSYHHSDAEWVHEHIVPTLESTALRFRLCVAERDFIPGLPIAENVCRGIAQSRKSLFVLSSQFSASRWCMFELSLAQHRLFESDRENQMVFIRREPMDESTLCPLLSYLFRTKTYVQAPPEDADESVRHYFWLQLRAALEL; from the coding sequence ATGCGAGCACAAGTACTACTTGCTGCCCTGTGGCTCCTTGCGGTCGCCGCCCAGATGAAATCGCCGTGCCACGAACAAGCGGGCCTACACTTGGAATCTGTGCTACTGCAGGACTGTATGATGACTCCAAAAGGCTACAACCAAGCGGACGTCGAGTGTTTCGCAATCGACAGTTCGCGCTCACAACTTCTTCTAAAAGCAGGCGTCATAAAAGCTACTGTGACGCTGCACTCTAACCTCTCATTGTGGACAGTTCGCGAACGCATTTGGGACACCTGCGAGTCTCTTCGTAACGTTAGCTTTGATTGCTGTTACCAGTATACCAGAAATGAGACATCATCACATTCTGCTCATGATGTAAGTAAACTTCGACGTATTTCGCAGATTAATGAACCCATTATATCCCAGATTGGAGAATGCGCAAGAAATCATACCCGTATCAACTGTAGCGTAAAAGTGTTCATACCGTTATCGGTGAAGGAAGATGTGGCTGACAAGCCTAACATATACAACAAATCACAGAGCAGGTGCCGTGTTTCCATTGAGACGCCTGGTGGGGCCATCTCGGACTCTGCTCTTGCCACAAATGTCACCTTCCTAGGAGACACTGAAAATTTGTCCCAAATACTGCAAAGTCAGGACGCCTTTAAAAACGCTACGCGAGTTATAATATATGGTTGTTCGTTCGACACGTTCGTAATAGGAGACTTGAAGTTAGCACCAAATTTGCAGCACGTTAAATTTTATGAGACTTCATTTAAAAATTCAACGAATGAAGCACTTGAACCCTCTTTGGGCATACAAAAGCTATCTTTCTTAAAGTCCAGAATGAGCTCAATTCCTGAAGCGATATTTTCCATTGACACTCTTCAAAGCCTAAGCGTTAAACATACAGTAATTGGGTATAACCAATCTTTCTCAATCGTTCCGCCGAGTCCGATGAAGAACAGTTCGATCACGAATCTGAATTTGAAAGGGACAGCGCTGTATTCCCTGGCTGATCGCGCCTTCTGCAACTTTCCCATGCTTGAAAATTTGAACTTGCAACAGTGTTCCTTGAAAATGATGTACGGTTCCCCTTTCATCTGTCTCCGACGCCTAAAGTACCTAAAGCTCAAAAACAACGAACTAACAACTATAACTAACGAAACCTTCCAAGGCCTGGTGAGCTTAACGGCACTGAAGCTCACGAAGAACAGGATAGCATTTCACGATCCTACATCTGTGTTCGCTCCACTGGTTAGTCTGAACATTCTCCATTTGGGCGACAACAGGATCGATGTCCTCTTTCCAGAAATATTCGTCAGTCTTTCCGTGACAAAGCTCACGCTAGCGCTCAACTACATATCGGCGTGGTCGGCACCTATCTTCTCCCGCATGACTTACCTCGATAACTTGCGCCTGGATGGTAACAAGATTCACGTCTTAGACGACAACATGTACAAAGACCTTGTCAACGTGTCGAACGTTCACATCTGCTATAATCCCTGGGAATGCACCAACTGTGACATCAAGAACGTGCAACTGTTCCTGCTCGAGACTGGCCGCAATCACTGCTGCGTGGATTGCGTCGTCTGCAGTGACGGCCATGGGGCGCTGTCCGACATCCCCGTCATGGACGCAGCTCCCGGTACCGAAAAGGCATGCCAGCCACCGGACTACTACGTCATGATAGGTGTGCCAATCATTATGATCCTCCTTCTCGGCTCGGTGACGTCTTACGCCGTGTACACGAAAAGGTGGTACATCCGATACTTCTTGCTCTTCCTGCGCGTCAAAGCCAAGGCTTATAAGCGACTGCGTTCGGCGGACCGCTTTCTGTGGGACGCCTTCGTCTCCTATCACCACTCGGACGCCGAATGGGTGCACGAGCACATAGTTCCGACGCTGGAATCAACGGCACTTCGATTCCGTTTGTGTGTCGCGGAACGGGACTTCATACCGGGACTCCCAATCGCGGAGAACGTGTGCCGGGGCATAGCGCAGAGCCGTAAGTCATTGTTCGTGCTGAGTAGTCAGTTTTCCGCGAGTCGCTGGTGCATGTTTGAGCTTTCGTTGGCGCAGCATCGCCTGTTCGAGTCGGACCGTGAGAACCAGATGGTCTTCATACGCCGTGAGCCGATGGACGAGTCCACCCTGTGCCCTTTGCTGAGCTACCTGTTCAGGACGAAGACCTACGTACAGGCACCACCCGAAGACGCCGACGAAAGTGTGCGCCACTACTTCTGGCTGCAGCTTCGCGCGGCTTTGGAGTTGTAA